A DNA window from Castanea sativa cultivar Marrone di Chiusa Pesio chromosome 7, ASM4071231v1 contains the following coding sequences:
- the LOC142643751 gene encoding mitotic spindle checkpoint protein MAD2, which yields MASRTVTKDIITLRGSAAIVSEFFGYAANSILYNRGLYPEESFVKVKKYGLPMLLTQDESVKSFIANVTARLSEWLEAGKLQRIVLVIMSKATNEVLERWNFSIETDSEVVEKGVSREKSDKEIMREIQAIMRQIASSITYLPCLDEACVFDVLAYTDKDVAVPFTWIESDPKLIANPQMVKLHSFDTKIHKVDTLVSYKNDEWDEQ from the exons ATGGCTTCAAGAACAGTGACTAAAGATATTATCACCCTTCGTGGTTCAGCGGCAATTGTCAGCGAGTTTTTTG GGTATGCTGCAAACAG TATACTCTACAATCGCGGACTTTATCCGGAAGAAAGTTTTGTGAAAGTGAAGAAATATGGGCTTCCAATGTTGCTTACTCAGGATGAGAGTGTTAAATCCTTCATTGCCAACGTAACTGCTCGACTTTCTG AATGGCTGGAAGCTGGGAAGTTACAAAGGATTGTTCTCGTAATAATGAGTAAAGCCACCAATGAGGTCCTAGAGAGGTGGAACTTTAGCATTGAGACTGATAGTGAGGTTGTTGAGAAGGG TGTCTCAAGGGAAAAGAGTGACAAGGAAATCATGAGAGAGATACAAGCAATCATGCGACAGATTGCTTCAAGCATTACCTACTTGCCATGCCTTGATGAAGCCT gtgtttttgatGTGTTGGCCTACACTGATAAAGATGTAGCAGTCCCATTCACTTGGATTGAGAGTGACCCCAAACTTATTGCTAATCCACAAATGGTCAAATTGCACTCCTTTGATACCAAG ATTCACAAGGTTGATACTCTTGTATCTTACAAGAATGACGAGTGGGATGAGCAGTAG